In Roseomonas fluvialis, one genomic interval encodes:
- a CDS encoding Bug family tripartite tricarboxylate transporter substrate binding protein — protein sequence MTITRRSLIAASSAMLAAPAIAQAGFPSRPIRLIVPWPPGGSTDGQLRALAEVATRHLGQQVVIENRGGASGTLGAQMMAAEARGDGYMVGQLPITAFRFPMMTSRPTWDPMRDFTYIIHLTGYLFGVVVKADSPWQTWQQFLDYAKANPGKVAYGSPGVGSTLHITMERIAAERGIEFLHVPFRGGSDNAASLLSGGTQAMADSTSWGPLVDGGQFRLLVTWGAERAKRYPNVPTLRESGFDIVSASPYGLAGPKGMDPGVVRVLHDAFKAALNDPAHLAVLERFDMPVIYMNSDDYRASVQRIIVEEGAVIRRLNLTIN from the coding sequence ATGACCATCACGCGCCGCAGCCTGATTGCAGCGTCGAGCGCAATGCTTGCCGCGCCCGCCATCGCGCAGGCCGGTTTTCCCAGCCGCCCCATCCGCCTGATCGTGCCCTGGCCGCCCGGCGGGTCCACCGATGGGCAGCTGCGCGCGCTGGCGGAAGTCGCGACGCGTCATCTCGGCCAGCAGGTGGTGATCGAGAACCGCGGCGGTGCCTCGGGCACGCTCGGCGCGCAGATGATGGCGGCCGAGGCGCGCGGCGACGGCTACATGGTCGGGCAATTGCCGATCACCGCCTTCCGCTTCCCGATGATGACATCGCGTCCCACCTGGGACCCGATGCGGGACTTCACCTACATCATCCACCTGACGGGCTACCTGTTCGGCGTGGTGGTGAAGGCCGACAGCCCCTGGCAGACCTGGCAGCAGTTCCTGGACTACGCGAAGGCCAACCCGGGCAAGGTCGCCTATGGTTCGCCCGGTGTGGGCAGCACGCTGCACATCACCATGGAACGCATCGCCGCCGAGCGTGGCATCGAGTTCCTGCACGTGCCCTTCCGTGGCGGTTCGGACAACGCGGCGTCGCTGCTGTCCGGTGGCACGCAGGCGATGGCGGACAGCACGTCGTGGGGGCCGCTGGTGGATGGCGGGCAGTTCCGCCTGCTGGTCACCTGGGGCGCCGAGCGCGCCAAGCGCTACCCCAATGTGCCGACGCTGCGCGAGAGCGGCTTCGACATCGTCTCCGCCTCGCCCTACGGCCTGGCCGGGCCGAAGGGCATGGACCCGGGCGTGGTGCGCGTGCTGCACGATGCCTTCAAGGCCGCGCTGAACGACCCCGCGCACCTGGCGGTGCTGGAACGCTTCGACATGCCGGTCATCTACATGAACAGTGACGACTACCGTGCATCGGTCCAGCGCATCATTGTCGAGGAAGGCGCCGTGATCCGTCGCCTCAACCTCACCATCAACTAG
- a CDS encoding LLM class flavin-dependent oxidoreductase, giving the protein MAPRRLRFGIFLAPFHRVGDNPTLGIERDINLIEWLDHLGYDEAWVGEHHSAGWETIASPEIIIGAAAERTKHIKLGSGVTSLPYHHPLLVAQRFVQLDHMTRGRVMLGCGPGALVSDAYMMGIDPAHQRRRMDESLTAITRLLACEAPVTMETDWFTLREARLHLAPYSEPCFPISVASSTTPSGVLAAAKHGLGLLSLGAGLHGGPKMLAEQWRVAEAEAAKHGKTMDRRNWRLVVNLHCAEDDERALRDVRVGEVQETLTYFSETLGRPPMRSEDPLRDGLAMGSTLVGSPETVAAGIERLLSYTDGGAGGILFRAHEWADREATWRSFELFARWVMPRFQGTLAMPQQSRDWVSANRETIFAPNMQALKQAFRDAGQQAPEFSRLELHTGKVDLPKV; this is encoded by the coding sequence ATGGCTCCGCGCCGCCTGCGCTTCGGCATCTTCCTGGCACCCTTCCATCGCGTAGGCGACAACCCGACGCTCGGGATCGAGCGCGACATCAACCTGATCGAGTGGCTCGACCACCTCGGCTACGACGAGGCCTGGGTCGGCGAACATCATTCGGCGGGATGGGAGACCATCGCGAGCCCCGAGATCATCATCGGCGCCGCGGCGGAACGCACCAAGCACATCAAGCTGGGCTCCGGCGTGACCAGCCTGCCGTATCACCACCCGCTGCTGGTCGCGCAGCGCTTCGTTCAGCTGGACCACATGACGCGCGGGCGCGTGATGCTCGGCTGCGGTCCGGGCGCGCTGGTGTCGGACGCCTACATGATGGGGATCGACCCGGCGCACCAGCGGCGGCGGATGGATGAATCGCTCACCGCCATCACGCGGCTGCTGGCGTGCGAGGCGCCGGTCACGATGGAGACCGACTGGTTCACGCTGCGCGAGGCGCGTCTTCACCTCGCGCCGTATTCGGAACCGTGCTTCCCGATCTCGGTCGCGTCCTCGACCACGCCCTCGGGCGTGCTGGCTGCGGCGAAGCACGGGCTGGGGTTGCTGTCGCTCGGTGCCGGGCTGCATGGCGGGCCGAAGATGCTGGCCGAGCAGTGGCGCGTGGCCGAGGCCGAGGCCGCGAAGCACGGCAAGACCATGGATCGCCGCAACTGGCGCCTGGTGGTGAACCTGCATTGCGCCGAGGACGACGAACGTGCGCTGCGCGATGTCCGTGTCGGCGAAGTGCAGGAGACGCTGACCTATTTCAGCGAAACCCTCGGCCGCCCGCCGATGCGATCGGAGGACCCGCTGCGCGACGGCCTGGCGATGGGCTCGACGCTGGTGGGTTCGCCCGAGACCGTCGCGGCGGGCATCGAGCGGCTGCTCTCCTACACCGATGGCGGGGCGGGCGGCATCCTGTTCCGCGCGCATGAATGGGCGGATCGCGAAGCCACCTGGCGGTCCTTCGAACTGTTCGCCCGCTGGGTCATGCCGCGCTTCCAGGGCACGCTGGCCATGCCGCAGCAGTCGCGCGACTGGGTCAGTGCCAATCGCGAAACCATCTTCGCGCCAAACATGCAGGCGCTGAAGCAGGCCTTCCGCGATGCGGGGCAGCAGGCGCCGGAATTCTCGCGCCTGGAACTCCACACCGGGAAGGTGGATCTGCCGAAGGTCTAG
- a CDS encoding Zn-ribbon domain-containing OB-fold protein: MTLEPGRARPEPTPETKHFWDGTRDGKLLLQRCGDTGKAYFPPRPFSPYTGTRNVEVFEASGRGTLHSYVIHHRPVPGFKPPYAIAVVELEEGPRMMTNIVDCPQTPEALVLDMPLEVAFTKMDDDITLPLFRPAKGS; encoded by the coding sequence ATGACACTCGAACCGGGCCGCGCGCGGCCGGAACCCACGCCCGAGACCAAGCATTTCTGGGACGGCACGCGCGACGGCAAGCTGCTGCTGCAGCGCTGCGGCGATACCGGGAAGGCCTATTTCCCGCCGCGCCCCTTCAGCCCCTATACCGGCACACGCAACGTCGAAGTGTTCGAGGCCTCGGGCCGCGGCACGCTGCATTCCTACGTCATCCACCATCGCCCGGTGCCAGGCTTCAAGCCACCCTACGCCATCGCGGTTGTGGAGCTGGAAGAAGGCCCGCGCATGATGACCAACATCGTCGATTGCCCGCAGACACCCGAGGCGCTTGTGCTCGACATGCCGCTCGAGGTGGCCTTCACCAAGATGGACGACGACATCACCCTGCCCCTGTTCCGTCCCGCGAAGGGGTCCTGA
- a CDS encoding thiolase C-terminal domain-containing protein, translating to MTIKPGEIAIVGAAETTKLGAIPDMAQIMLHADAALNAMADAGLKPSDIDGVACVGPMMPQQIAHYLGITPRWVDGTGVGGCSFMLHVRHAAAAIHAGYAKTILITHGESGKSRVNATPRPPEPQSLNGQFEAPFGPMGPPTLFPIPVLRYMKKYGVTHEQMAMVAVVQREWAAKNPRAAFKDPITVADVLNSKMIAYPFRLLQCCLVTDGGGALILTSSDRAKDFPTKPCYILGSGESVETTMVSQMEDFTSSRAFRVAGPEAFRMAGIKHSDVDHLMIYDAFAHLPMYGLEDLGFVGRGEAKDFIWEGNTRPGAKLPLNTNGGGLSYTHTGMYGMFALQESVRQVRGTAPAQVPDVTISVAHGVGGMFSASGTVVLSNQRP from the coding sequence ATGACCATCAAGCCAGGCGAGATCGCCATCGTCGGCGCGGCGGAGACAACGAAGCTCGGCGCCATTCCAGACATGGCGCAGATCATGCTGCATGCGGATGCCGCGCTGAACGCGATGGCCGATGCGGGGCTGAAGCCGTCGGACATCGATGGCGTAGCCTGCGTGGGTCCGATGATGCCGCAGCAGATCGCCCACTACCTCGGCATCACGCCGCGCTGGGTGGATGGCACGGGCGTGGGGGGCTGCTCCTTCATGCTGCACGTCCGCCACGCGGCGGCGGCCATCCATGCGGGCTATGCCAAGACCATCCTCATCACGCATGGCGAGAGCGGCAAGTCGCGCGTCAACGCAACCCCGCGCCCGCCCGAGCCGCAGTCGCTGAACGGCCAGTTCGAAGCGCCCTTCGGCCCGATGGGACCGCCCACGCTGTTTCCCATCCCCGTGCTGCGCTACATGAAGAAGTACGGCGTCACGCACGAACAGATGGCGATGGTCGCCGTCGTGCAGCGCGAATGGGCGGCGAAGAATCCGCGCGCCGCCTTCAAGGACCCGATCACCGTTGCCGACGTGCTGAACAGCAAGATGATCGCCTACCCGTTCCGGCTGCTGCAGTGCTGCCTGGTGACGGATGGCGGTGGCGCGCTGATCCTGACGTCCTCCGACCGCGCCAAGGATTTCCCGACCAAGCCCTGCTACATCCTGGGCAGCGGTGAATCCGTCGAGACCACCATGGTCAGCCAGATGGAGGACTTCACCAGTTCGCGCGCCTTCCGCGTGGCGGGGCCCGAGGCCTTCCGCATGGCCGGCATCAAGCACAGCGATGTCGACCACCTGATGATCTACGACGCCTTCGCGCACCTGCCGATGTACGGTCTGGAAGACCTCGGCTTCGTCGGGCGTGGCGAGGCGAAGGACTTCATCTGGGAAGGCAACACGCGCCCCGGCGCGAAGCTGCCGCTCAACACCAACGGCGGCGGTCTGTCCTACACGCACACCGGCATGTACGGCATGTTCGCCCTGCAGGAGAGCGTGCGCCAGGTGCGCGGCACCGCACCCGCGCAGGTGCCGGATGTGACGATCAGCGTCGCACACGGCGTGGGCGGGATGTTCTCCGCCTCGGGCACCGTGGTGCTGTCGAACCAGCGGCCCTGA
- a CDS encoding glycosyltransferase family 2 protein, with protein sequence MRIAIGIATRGRPLILAGVLADLRRQTRAPDRIIVCHVTPDDVMGCEGAEFITAPAGLPKQRNAIMDAATDCDVVLFLDDDFLCAPDYLRVLEAAFAARPDMVVATGTVVADGANGPGYSLAEGAALLAADVPPADAMAMAPHFNGYGCNMAFRMDVVRAENIRVDERLPLYAWYEDIDVTRVLGRHGTILRLAGARGVHLGSKSGRVTQVRLGYSQVVNPVYLARKGTFPWSHAIPSAARHCLANLVRSLKPEPWADRRGRLRGNMLGLWDLLRGRAAPERILDL encoded by the coding sequence ATGCGCATCGCGATCGGCATCGCCACACGCGGGCGCCCCTTGATCCTTGCCGGCGTGCTGGCCGACCTCCGGCGCCAGACCCGCGCGCCGGACCGCATCATCGTCTGCCACGTCACGCCGGACGACGTCATGGGCTGCGAAGGCGCCGAGTTCATCACCGCCCCCGCCGGCCTGCCGAAGCAGCGCAACGCCATAATGGATGCCGCGACGGATTGCGACGTGGTGCTGTTCCTCGACGATGACTTCCTCTGCGCGCCGGACTACCTGCGCGTGCTGGAAGCCGCCTTCGCCGCGCGCCCGGACATGGTGGTCGCGACCGGCACCGTGGTGGCGGATGGCGCGAACGGGCCGGGCTATTCCCTGGCGGAAGGTGCGGCGCTGCTCGCCGCCGACGTGCCGCCCGCCGATGCCATGGCCATGGCGCCGCACTTCAACGGCTATGGCTGCAACATGGCCTTCCGCATGGATGTGGTGCGCGCGGAGAACATCCGCGTCGACGAACGCCTGCCGCTCTATGCCTGGTACGAGGACATCGACGTCACGCGCGTGCTGGGCCGACACGGCACGATCCTGCGCCTGGCCGGCGCGCGCGGCGTTCATCTCGGGTCGAAGTCCGGACGCGTGACGCAGGTCAGGCTCGGCTATTCGCAGGTGGTCAACCCGGTCTACCTGGCGCGCAAGGGGACCTTCCCCTGGAGCCACGCCATACCCTCGGCGGCCCGGCATTGCCTCGCGAACCTTGTACGGTCGCTGAAGCCCGAACCCTGGGCCGATCGTCGCGGCCGTTTGCGCGGCAACATGCTGGGGCTGTGGGACCTGCTGCGCGGGCGTGCCGCGCCGGAACGAATCCTCGACCTCTGA
- a CDS encoding glycosyltransferase family 2 protein, which produces MRFSLVVATLGRDAEVGELLDSLLAQRRSDVEVIIVDQNEDDRLGAIEAAHAPRIALRRLRSAVRSANHARNLGLRHARGEIVSFPDDDCLYPPGVLDRVDAAFADASLGVLTGPAASPSGGLGSGRWRAESGAIDLATVWTSVIEFNIFLRREAALALGGFDEGMGPGSPFGSAEGNDLVCRAMARGLHAHYDHGLRIIHPDKRLSDVAVERAERYGRGLGFALRRNGAPLSTRWTFLVRPLGGVAASLLRGRMHEAGYYWMTFRGRLAGMLAPAARRPPAVAPLTEAA; this is translated from the coding sequence ATGAGGTTCTCGCTGGTGGTCGCAACGCTCGGGCGCGATGCGGAGGTGGGTGAGTTGCTGGACAGCCTGTTGGCGCAGAGGCGGTCCGATGTCGAAGTCATTATCGTCGACCAGAACGAGGACGACCGGCTCGGCGCGATCGAGGCCGCCCATGCGCCGCGCATCGCACTGCGCCGCCTGCGTTCGGCGGTCCGCAGCGCGAACCACGCGCGCAACCTCGGACTGCGCCACGCACGCGGCGAGATCGTCAGCTTCCCGGACGATGACTGCCTCTATCCGCCAGGCGTGCTGGATCGCGTCGATGCCGCCTTCGCCGATGCGTCGCTCGGCGTGCTGACCGGCCCCGCGGCCTCGCCGTCCGGCGGACTTGGCTCCGGGCGCTGGCGGGCCGAGAGCGGCGCGATCGACCTCGCCACCGTCTGGACCAGCGTGATCGAGTTCAACATCTTCCTCCGCCGCGAGGCCGCGCTCGCCCTCGGCGGGTTCGACGAGGGCATGGGCCCAGGCAGCCCCTTCGGGTCGGCCGAGGGCAACGACCTGGTCTGCCGCGCCATGGCGCGCGGCCTGCACGCGCACTACGACCATGGGCTGCGCATCATCCATCCCGACAAGCGGCTGTCGGATGTCGCGGTGGAGCGGGCGGAACGCTACGGGCGCGGCCTCGGCTTCGCGCTGCGGCGCAATGGCGCGCCCCTGTCCACGCGATGGACCTTCCTGGTGCGGCCACTCGGCGGCGTGGCGGCAAGCCTGCTGCGCGGGCGGATGCACGAGGCCGGCTACTACTGGATGACCTTCCGCGGCCGGCTCGCCGGCATGCTGGCCCCGGCGGCGCGCCGCCCGCCGGCGGTTGCACCGCTGACGGAAGCGGCGTGA